A single genomic interval of Sulfoacidibacillus ferrooxidans harbors:
- a CDS encoding LysR family transcriptional regulator, which produces MDLNSLNTFIAIAETGSFSEAGERLHLTQPAVSKRIAALEQQLNARLFDRVGREVNLTEAGRALLPRAYQLLNVLDDTRRALNNL; this is translated from the coding sequence ATGGACCTGAACAGCCTCAACACCTTCATCGCCATTGCCGAGACCGGCAGCTTCTCCGAAGCCGGCGAGCGCCTGCACCTGACCCAACCGGCGGTGAGCAAGCGCATCGCCGCCCTCGAACAGCAGCTCAATGCCCGGCTGTTCGACCGGGTCGGCCGCGAGGTCAACCTCACCGAGGCCGGCCGCGCCCTGCTGCCGCGCGCCTACCAGTTGCTCAACGTGCTCGACGACACCCGCCGGGCGCTGAACAACCT